The following nucleotide sequence is from Nitratidesulfovibrio termitidis HI1.
CGGTGTTGCGCAACATCGACGGCGAACGCGCCGAAATCAACCGAGAGGTGGCGCGCAAGGTGCACGCCATGCTGCTACCCGCGCTGGACCACCTGGAGGCGGACATGGAGCCGGAAGTGCGGCGCGGCTACCTGACCGTGATCCGCGACCAGTTGCTGCGCCTGGCCCCCGACGATGCCGGGCCGGACCCGCTGTTGCTGCGCCTGAGCCCGGCGGAAATGCGCATCTGCCAGTTCATCCAGGCGGGCAGCCCCACCAAGGACATCGCCAGCGCCCTCAACCTGTCCGTGGAAACGGTGCAGACCCACCGCAAGAACATCCGCCGCAAGCTGGGCCTGCATGGCAAGGACGCCAGCCTGTGCGCCTTCCTGCGCAGCGCCCCGGGGCCGCGCTCTCCCTCCGGCGCGGAGTGACGCGGGATGATTTTCTTGCGGCGGACATGATTTTTCCGCCACGGCCCGGCAGCCGCCAGGCCCGGCAATTCCCCCTTGCGACCGGCGTGGCACGCCGCCCCCCATGCCGCCGCCCGACGATGCAGCCGCCCGAACTCCTGCACGCGCAACGGGTTGCCCCTTCCAGCCCGGCCACGGCCTTCGCCACTCCTCTCCCCATCTGGACGTTTCCGCTCTGCATCGGGTAGTACCCCCTACCCATTATCACCCCATTTCATAGCCTTGTGACAACAGCGCTCCCGGACTAGCCTGCATATGTCCAAAAACAGGCCACTGTCCGCATCCGCCTGCATCCGCGTTGCGGCCCGGACAGATCGAGGAGACGCAATGGATCACATTTCCCCCACGCCCGGCGCGCCCGGGGTGCCCCTTCGGGGCGGGCAGTCCGGAAGGGGCAACCGGGCAGGCAAGGCTGACGGCACCGCCCGCGATGCATGCCTGTTGCGCGCCCTGCGCGACCTGTTTTCCGCGCGGGGTGCGGACGACCTGCGTGCGGCCTCGCTGGCGCTGGATGCGTGCCGCACCAGGTTCGGGTGCTCCCGTGCCACGCGCGGCGCTCCCCCCTGCACCCCATCCGGCTCCCCATCTGGCCCCTTATCTGGCCCCCCATCTGGCCCCCCATCTGGCCCAGACACCATAGATACCCCCGACCACTGGCGCGCTACCGAGTACGCCTTCAACCGGCTGTTCGTGGGCCCCATGGCCGTGCCCGCACCGCCCTACGCTTCTGCATGGCTGGAAACGGAGCCCCGCCTGATGGGTGAAGCCGCCATGGACATGCGGGCCTTGTACCACGCCCTGGGGCGCGCCGTACCCGGTGAAGGCGCCACGCCCGACGACCACCTGAGCTTCGAACTGGATGCGGCGCTTGCGCTGCTGGCCCTGCGAGAGGCGGCAGGCGCCGCGTCGCCATCTTCCGCTCCAGAGCCTTCCCCCTCCACACTCGCCACCGACACACAGGAAGCATGGCGCTGGCTTGTGGCCGAGCACATGGGGGCATGGGTGCCGCGCTTCGTGCAGCACGCCCTGGCCGAACCCGACGTGCCGCCCGCCATCGCCCGTGCGCTGGCCATGCTGCTGTGCTGGCAGGAAGACGCAGCCGCAGCCTGCGCCCCACCCCGCACGGAAGTGACAACCACCGGAACGCAAGACCGGCAGGACGCATAGTCAACGAACTTCCGCAAATCATGAACACCACGGAGGTCACCATGTCCGATTCCATCGGCGCCCCCTCGCGCGGAGCGCCATCCCGCGCGCCATCCTGTTCCATGACCAGACGCAGCTTCCTCAAGGGGCTCATCGCATCCGGCGCGCTGGCCACGCTGCCCTGCGGGCTGCTGCTGCCCCGCAGCGCATCCGCCGCACCCTTCAACAAGTCAGATTTCCAGATCTTCCGCAACGCCTGCCCGCGCAACTGTTACGACACGTGCAGCATCGTCACCTACGTCAAGGACGGGGTGGTCCAGTTCGTGGAAGGCGCGCCGGAATCCACCTACACGGCGGGCGGGCTGTGCGTGAAGGGCTATGCCTACCCCCGCCGCGTCTACAGTCCCGACCGCATCAAGTACCCCATGGTCCAGGACGGGCGCGGCAGCGGCAACTGGCGGCGCGTCTCGTGGGACGAAGCCATGGAGCGCATCGCTCGCAAGCTGTTGGAGATAAAGGAAAAGGACGGCAACCTGCTGGGGCTTGCCCTTACCAAGTATTCCGGCAACTTCGGCATCACCAACTACGGCGTGGAAGGCATGATGTCCTCGCTGGGCTACACCACCCGCCTCGTGGGCACGCCCTGCTGGCCCGCCGGCATCGACGCCCAGAACTACGACCTGGGCGACATGTGGTGCAACGACCCGGAAGACATGGAAAAATCGCGCTATGTCATCATCTGGGGGGCCAACCCCGCGTGGTGTTCGGTGCATTCCATGAAGTACGTCTACGCCGCCCGCGACCGGGGGGCCAAGATCGTGGTCATCGACCCGGTGCTGACCCAGACCGCCGCCAAGGGCGACGTGGCCTGGCAGCCGGAAACCGGCAGCGACGGCGCGCTGGCGCTGGGCATGGCCCGGCACGTGCTTGACCTGGGTCTGGTGGACCGCGACTTCGTGACCAACAACGCCGTGGGCTTCGAGGAATTCGCCGCCTACCTGCGCCAGAACGTCACCGTGGAATGGGCGGCGGAAAAGTCGGGCATTCCCGCCGACGAGATCCGCCGCGTGGCCGAGGAATTCGCCACCGCCAAGCCCGCCACCATCTGGATCGGCTACGGCATGCAGCGCCACGTCAACGGAGGGGCCGCCGTGCGCGCCATCGACGCGCTGGTGGCCATGACCGGCAACGTGGGCAAGGTGGGCGGCGGCGCGCGCTACGGCCACCTGCAGACCTGGGGCTTCAACTACCACGCCATGATCCAGAAGGCCCCGGAAGGCTCCATCGGCTTCGTGGGCAAGGCGGGCCCCAAGGGCGAATTCGACGTTACCGCCGGAGCGGCTGCCGCCACCGCCTACACCGACCGCGCCCTGAACATCAACAAGACCGCGCAGGAACTGCTGGACGCCCAGAACCCGCCGGTGCGCGTGCTGTGGTCGTCGTGCAAGAACCCCTTCGCGCAGGACTTCGACCGCAACAAGCTGGAAAAGGCCTTCAACAAGCTGGAAATGGCGGTCAGCGTCGAGCAGTTCTTTACCGAAACCGTGCGCCATTCCGACATCGTGCTGCCGGTGACCACCCTGTTCGAGGAATGGACAGTCAACGCATCCTACTGGCACTACTGGGTATCGCTGAACGAGCAGGCCATCGCCCCCATGCACGAGGCCAAGTCGAACATCGAGATCGCGGCGCTGCTCTCCAGGCACATGAACCGCCTGTCGCCCGGTTCCTGCACCTATCCGCAGGACATCGACACCAGGGAATGGATGGAGAAGGAGTTCAACAAGGGCGTGTACGACCTTTTGGGCATCACCCACTGGCAGGACCTGCGCAAGGGACCGGCCAAGGCCAGGATGCCGTCGTCCGCCTCGTGGAGCGACCACAAGTTCAAGACGCCGTCGGGCAAGTACGAGTTCCGGTCCGACCTGTGCGCCAGCCACGGGCACAAGGCCCTGCCGGAGTACAAGGAAGGCCGCAAGGCCTACGCTCCCTATCGCCTGCTGACCCCGCACAGCAAGTTCGCCATCCATTCGCAGTTCGCCAACCTGGACTGGATGGAGGAGTTCCAGAAGGAACCCTTCGTCTACCTGAACCCCGTGCTGGCCAAGGCCAAGGGCATCGCCGACCAGGACACCGTGCGGGTGTTCAACCCCACCGGCGAGGTGAAGCTGCGCGCCAAGATCACCAATACGGTGCCCGGCGACTGCCTGCTGGTGTACGAGGCCTGGTTCCGCAAGCTGAACTTCAACGTGCAGAACCTTGTGGATGACGAATCGGCCGACATGGGCGCCTACAAGACCGGCGCGCCCGGCGTGGCCATTCACGACCAGTTCGCCGACGTGGCGAGAGCATAGGAGGCGGACCATGACCGCACAACAGACATCCCTTCCCCGGCAGCGCGCATTTCTTGTCGACGTGGAGCGCTGCATCGGCTGCTTCACCTGCGCCATGGCGTGCAAGAACTACTACCATCAGGAAACCGGCGTGGTCTGGCGGCAGCTGTACCCGCTGGACGAAGCCATCTACCCCCACCGCGAGCGGGCCTTTTTCTCGCTGGCCTGCAACCACTGCGAAAACCCGGCCTGCCTCAACGCCTGCCCGGTAAAGGCCTACGAAAAGCGCGAGGACGGCGTGGTGGTGCACCACCAGGACCGCTGCATCGGCTGCGGCAACTGCATCCGTTCCTGTCCCTACGGCGCGCCGCGCTACAACCCGGTGCTGCAAAAGGCGGAAAAGTGCAGCCTGTGCCACGAACGGCTGGACGCCGGGGAACAGCCCGCCTGCGTGCAGAGCTGTCCGGTGCGGGCGCTGCGGCTGGTGGACATTACCGCCATGACCACCGCCGATGCCGCCAACGCCGTGCAATACCCGGCAGGGTACCCGGAAATGCCGCAGGTCAACCCGTCCACCCGCTTCATCATGCCCAGAACACCCCGTGTGGTGAGGAGGTAACCATGCAGAACATCGAACTTCCCCTGGTGCTGTTCACCGTGCTGTCGCAAGCCGCCGTGGGCATGGCCCTGCTGCTGGCCGTGCGTTCGTGCGGTTGCGCGGGTGGCGCCTGCGCTGGCGCACCCGGCACGGCCACAGCGGGTGACACCTCCGGCAACCGCACGGAATGGCTGACCGCCACCATCATCATGGGCGTGGCCCTGTTGGTTTCGCTGTTCCATCTGGGGCATCCGGAAGGGGCGGTGCGCACCCTGGCCCATCTGGAAAAGGCCTGGCTGAGCCGGGAGATTCTGGCCTTTGGCGCGTTCGCCGCGCTGCTGGCCGTGGCCGCCCTTACCGGCAAGGCGGGCGCGGGTCTGCGCGCCGCAGCCGCGCTGGTGGGCCTGGCTGCCCTGTATACCTCGGGCATGACGTATGCCCCGCCTGCCATGCCCGCCCTGCACAACGCCGCGCCGCTGGGGTTCTTTCTGCTGTCGGCGCTGCTGCTTGGGGCCTCGTTCGGCAGCTGGTTCGCGGGCGAGGGCAGCCAGCCCACGCTGCGCGCCATACTGCTCGGCAGTCTGGCGGCGGCGCTTGCTGTGTATGTCATCGTGCCCTGCGTGTGGGCATCGGGCGGTACGGTCATGCAGATGACCGCCCGCGCGTGGCTGGCGTCGCCCCTGTACTGGGCGCGGCTGGTGCTGGGCATCCTCGTGCCGCTGGTGGTGATGATCCGCAGCCCGCGCATCCCCCGCTGGATGGGGCCGCTGGTACTGCTGGGCGAACTGGCGGGCCGGGCGGTGTTCTTCGGGGCCACCGTGCATGCGGCCATGAATCTGGGCGCACCGTATTAGGGGCGTCCCCGAATTCCCTGTCGCCTTCACCTGAATGAAAACGGGGCGGTGTTCTTCCAACACCGCCCCGTACCATTTTCATGAACCGCAATACCCTTGCAGCTAATAGCCTTCCACACCGTCGGTCAATGCCTCCGGCACGTCGCACGGGTCGTTCAGCAGAAGTTCCTGCGGCATGTCCATGGGGTGCCCCACCTCACGGCCCTTGCGCACGGCGATGATGGCGCGCAACTGCTGCCCTTCCTCCAGCCGGGGGTTCAGGCTCAGGGCACGGCACAGAAAGCCGTTGGCCTTCTCGTAGTCGCCGGACTCGAACAGGGTACGGGCGATGTTGTACAGCAGGTGGTCGTCCTTGGGGGCCAGCTGCGCGGCGCGGGCGTAGAAGCGCAGCGCCTCTCCGAACATACGGCTCTTGCGCAGCTTGATGCCGAAATCGTTGAACATGTGCTTGTGACGCGGGTCAAAGGCGCCGGGCAGGGCAATGAGCCGCTGGAACACTTCGCGCGCCTTGTCCAGGTCTTCGCGGGCAAGGTAGGTCAGCCCCAGCCCGAAGGTGGCGCGCACATTCTGCTCGTCGATGGCCAGGGCGTTCTGGAACTCGAACTCGGCGCTCCAGGTCTCGCCACGTTCGCGGTGGCGTTCGCCACGCGCGATGTGCCCGGCCAGTTCGCGCATGGCCGGATACACCTTCTCGTGATAGATGGCGGGTTCGGGGATGTAGTCCAGCACCAGATCCTCGTAGGTGAGGATGGTGGTCTCGCCGGTGGGCACGTGATTGTCGTTCAGCGCCTGGGCGTCGTAGCGGCCGTCCTCGCGCTGGTTCACGTAGATCATCACGTTCTGCTGCACGGTACGCCGCGTTCCGCCGAAACCGATTTTCATATCGGCCGTCGTGGAAAAGACCCCGCGCCTGGGTTTTTCACCCAGCACGGGGAAATCTTTCACCATTTCCGTATCGACGTTCACGGCGAACCCCCGGTTGTCTACGGCATGATGATAGCCTTGCATCGTGCCCCCGTAAACCCTGCTTGTGCCCCCATAGTCGGGTTGGGCACCTTTCCCCGTTGCGCAGGGCGGTGTATCCTGCCGGAAACCAGGAGGTCCCCATGCCCCGCAGCCTGTGCATTCACGGCCATTTCTATCAGCCCCCGCGCGAGGATCCGTGGCTGGATGATATTTTGCCTGAAGGCAGCGCAGCCCCCGCCCCAGACTGGAACACCCGCATCCTGCGCGAAAGTTACGCACCGCTGGGGTGGGCGCGCCGCCTGGACCGCGAGGGGCGCATCGGCGACATCCTGAACTGCTACGAATGGACCAGCTTCAACGCCGGGCCCACCCTGCTGCGCTGGATGGACCGCCACGCCCCGGACACCCTGCGCCGCATGGTGGAAGGCGACCGGGTCAGCGCGGCGCGCTGGGGGCACGGCAACGCCATGGCCCAGGTGTATCATCACGTCATCATGCCCCTGGCCACACCGCTGGACCGCGAGGTGGAAACCGCGTGGGCCGTGGCCGACTTTGCCGCCCGGTTTGGCCGCGCGCCCGAAGGCATGTGGCTGCCCGAGGCCGCCGTGGACACCCCCACGCTGGAAACGCTGGCGGCGGCGGGCATCGCCTTTACCGTGCTGGCTCCGCGCCAGGCCCGCGCCGTGGCCGCGCTGGACGGCATCGACCAAGCCAATGCCGCATGGCAGCCGGTGCACGAAGGCTCGCTGGACATCGGCCTGCCCTACCGGGCGGAACTGCCCTCCGGCCGGAGCATCGACATCTTTTTCTACGACGGCCCCATCTCGCGGGCCGTGGCGTTCGAGCAACTTTTGCGCGACGGCGAAGTCTTCTGGCGCAGGCTGGCCGATGCGGCCCGCACCCTGCCCGTGCCCCCCGGCGAGGAACAGGGCGGAGACGCCGGAAACGCAGGCAACGTGGATCGCCTGCTGGCCGTGTGCACCGACGGCGAAACCTACGGCCACCACTTCACCTTCGGCGAAATGGCCCTGGCCCACGTGCTGGCCCAGGGCTACGCCGGGCGCGACGGGGTGTCCCTGACCAACTTCGCCGCGTTCCGCCACCGCAACCCGCCGCGCATGCGGGTGCTGCTGCACGAACCGTCGTCGTGGAGCTGCGCCCACGGCGTGGAGCGCTGGCGCTCCGACTGCGGCTGCACCGACGGCGGGCACCCCGGCTGGAACCAGCGCTGGCGCGGCCCCCTGCGCCAGGGGCTGGACGCCGTCAAGCAGGGGCTGGACGCCCATTTCGCCGCCGTTGGAGCCGCGCTGTTCCGCGATCCCAAGGCCGCCCTGCTGGCCTACGGCCAGGTGCTGGCTGCTCCCGGGGACATCGAGGTACGCGAGGCCTTTGCCGCCGCGCATCTGGCCCCCGGCATCGCCGGGCGGCAGGCAGATGCGGCCTGGAAGCTGCTGGCCATGCAGGAGGCGGGTCTGGCGTCCTTTGCCAGCTGCGCCTGGTTCTTCGACGAAATTTCGCGCATCGAACCGGTGAACGCCATGACCTATGCCTTGCGCGCGCTGGACCTGTGCACCGCCACCGGCGGGCCGGACCTGTTGCCGCACCTGACGGAGCATCTGGCCCACGCCGTTTCCAACAAGCCGGAGGAAGGCGCCGGGGCGGACATCCTGTCCCGCACCGTGCTGCCCCGGCGCGGCACCGACGCCAGCCTGGTGCTGCAGGCCCTGTGGCGACTGCGCGCGGAACACGGACTGCCCGCCCCCGGAGCCATGGCAACCCACGCCTGGCCGGGCGCCGAAGTGGACGTGACCCTTGATGCACGTGATGCCCATTCCGCGCCCGAGGGAGCTGACGGATCTGGCGGAGCTGACGGATCTGGCAAAACTGGCGGATCTGACCCGGACAGCATTGCCGGCACTGCCGCCCTGCGCCTGCCGCTGGAAACGGAAGGCCGCGCCGTGCGCTTCACCTGGCAGCCGCCAGGACCATCCACGTCCGCCCGTGCCTCGCGCATCACCGTTCGCCCCGTGACGGAGCCCGATGCCGCCGCAACGTCCCTGTCCGTGGCCGACCTGCCGCTGAACGCCCGCCAGGCCCTGCTGCTGTCCCTGCTGCACGGCGAGGAACGGAGCCAGGCCCCACGGCGCGCGGCGCTGGCCCGTCAGACCCTGGCGCTTGTGGACCCGTGGGAAGAGGCCCAGCACGACATGCCCGCCAGCCACCTGTGGGCCGACCTGGCCCCGCAACTGGGGCTGGCGCTGGTGACGGAGCCCCCGGCAACCGACGTGCCCGGCGGCGAATCGTCCGGCAGGGAATCCCCCGGCAAGGCCGCATGGCGACAAGGGCTGGAACTGCTGCGTTCCCTGCAACCATCCCCCCGGCAACGGGACGGGCTGCATCAACTGCTGCGAAATCACCTGCTGGAACTGCTGGCCGCACCCGCGCCGGACTGGGCCGGGCTGTGCGGTGCCGTGGAACGCACCCGCGAGGTAGCGCCCGACTTCGACTGGTGGGCCGTGCAGAACCGCATGTGGGAACGGTTGCAAACCAGCGGCGCAATGGCCGAGGCATCAACCCGGCATTGCGCAACCCTGCTGGGTTTTCGGGTGTAACGCTTCCTGCTCTGAAAACGGAAAAGACCCCGGGCACACCATGTGCCTGAGGCCTTTTTCATCACAACGATAACGAATGTCAATCGCAGAAAAACACGGCAGGTTCGAAAAAGGCCTCGCCAGAGCCGCATGAGGACGGGACGGCAAAAAAATGGGCGGGGCGGGCTATACGGAAGTCTGGATCATGGGCGTGCCATGCACCAGGGAGGCGGAGCGGGCATAGGCGCGGGCGCCTGCGGCGGGGGTACGGGTGGGGGGTGCCTCTCCGGTCAACGCAGCCTGGGGGTTCCGGGCGGCAACATCCGGATTGCCGCCGAGCGATGTCGTAGCACCGGAATCGCCGTCCGGCGCGGTTTGCGCGGGAGCCAGTTCCGCCAGCAGCTGCTGCGTCTGCAGGCTGTCGGCGAAGTTGAAGGCCCGCATGCGTTGCAGCGATTCGGCGGCCTGTACGGCGGCGTCCTGCGCCGTGGGGGCGGTTTCGGTCTCGTAGCTGACCGTCAGCGGGCCGAGGGAAAAGGCCGTCTTCGTTCGCTTGGCGGAAAGCAGCCCCAGCGCATCGCCCGCATCGCGGGTCAGTGCGCGGCTGTACGCGGCAAGGCCGCGTGACGAGGTTGCGTCGCCGATGTCCATGGCCGATCCCTGGCTATGGGTTCTGCATATGCGCCGCGCCGGTGCGTCGGCCTTGCGGACCTTGCCGCGAGAGAGCCGGAAGCGTCACCGCCCACCGGACTTTCGGACTACGCCCGTGTGCACCATATGCAACCGCTGGTCTGATACAATAACTTACATACGGATCGCCAACCGCGCAACCCGCATTTTTCTTGCATTGAGCGGGCGCAGAACTTAC
It contains:
- a CDS encoding molecular chaperone TorD family protein, with the protein product MDHISPTPGAPGVPLRGGQSGRGNRAGKADGTARDACLLRALRDLFSARGADDLRAASLALDACRTRFGCSRATRGAPPCTPSGSPSGPLSGPPSGPPSGPDTIDTPDHWRATEYAFNRLFVGPMAVPAPPYASAWLETEPRLMGEAAMDMRALYHALGRAVPGEGATPDDHLSFELDAALALLALREAAGAASPSSAPEPSPSTLATDTQEAWRWLVAEHMGAWVPRFVQHALAEPDVPPAIARALAMLLCWQEDAAAACAPPRTEVTTTGTQDRQDA
- a CDS encoding molybdopterin-dependent oxidoreductase codes for the protein MTRRSFLKGLIASGALATLPCGLLLPRSASAAPFNKSDFQIFRNACPRNCYDTCSIVTYVKDGVVQFVEGAPESTYTAGGLCVKGYAYPRRVYSPDRIKYPMVQDGRGSGNWRRVSWDEAMERIARKLLEIKEKDGNLLGLALTKYSGNFGITNYGVEGMMSSLGYTTRLVGTPCWPAGIDAQNYDLGDMWCNDPEDMEKSRYVIIWGANPAWCSVHSMKYVYAARDRGAKIVVIDPVLTQTAAKGDVAWQPETGSDGALALGMARHVLDLGLVDRDFVTNNAVGFEEFAAYLRQNVTVEWAAEKSGIPADEIRRVAEEFATAKPATIWIGYGMQRHVNGGAAVRAIDALVAMTGNVGKVGGGARYGHLQTWGFNYHAMIQKAPEGSIGFVGKAGPKGEFDVTAGAAAATAYTDRALNINKTAQELLDAQNPPVRVLWSSCKNPFAQDFDRNKLEKAFNKLEMAVSVEQFFTETVRHSDIVLPVTTLFEEWTVNASYWHYWVSLNEQAIAPMHEAKSNIEIAALLSRHMNRLSPGSCTYPQDIDTREWMEKEFNKGVYDLLGITHWQDLRKGPAKARMPSSASWSDHKFKTPSGKYEFRSDLCASHGHKALPEYKEGRKAYAPYRLLTPHSKFAIHSQFANLDWMEEFQKEPFVYLNPVLAKAKGIADQDTVRVFNPTGEVKLRAKITNTVPGDCLLVYEAWFRKLNFNVQNLVDDESADMGAYKTGAPGVAIHDQFADVARA
- a CDS encoding 4Fe-4S dicluster domain-containing protein; the protein is MTAQQTSLPRQRAFLVDVERCIGCFTCAMACKNYYHQETGVVWRQLYPLDEAIYPHRERAFFSLACNHCENPACLNACPVKAYEKREDGVVVHHQDRCIGCGNCIRSCPYGAPRYNPVLQKAEKCSLCHERLDAGEQPACVQSCPVRALRLVDITAMTTADAANAVQYPAGYPEMPQVNPSTRFIMPRTPRVVRR
- a CDS encoding DmsC/YnfH family molybdoenzyme membrane anchor subunit, whose amino-acid sequence is MQNIELPLVLFTVLSQAAVGMALLLAVRSCGCAGGACAGAPGTATAGDTSGNRTEWLTATIIMGVALLVSLFHLGHPEGAVRTLAHLEKAWLSREILAFGAFAALLAVAALTGKAGAGLRAAAALVGLAALYTSGMTYAPPAMPALHNAAPLGFFLLSALLLGASFGSWFAGEGSQPTLRAILLGSLAAALAVYVIVPCVWASGGTVMQMTARAWLASPLYWARLVLGILVPLVVMIRSPRIPRWMGPLVLLGELAGRAVFFGATVHAAMNLGAPY
- a CDS encoding tetratricopeptide repeat protein — translated: MKIGFGGTRRTVQQNVMIYVNQREDGRYDAQALNDNHVPTGETTILTYEDLVLDYIPEPAIYHEKVYPAMRELAGHIARGERHRERGETWSAEFEFQNALAIDEQNVRATFGLGLTYLAREDLDKAREVFQRLIALPGAFDPRHKHMFNDFGIKLRKSRMFGEALRFYARAAQLAPKDDHLLYNIARTLFESGDYEKANGFLCRALSLNPRLEEGQQLRAIIAVRKGREVGHPMDMPQELLLNDPCDVPEALTDGVEGY
- a CDS encoding DUF3536 domain-containing protein translates to MPRSLCIHGHFYQPPREDPWLDDILPEGSAAPAPDWNTRILRESYAPLGWARRLDREGRIGDILNCYEWTSFNAGPTLLRWMDRHAPDTLRRMVEGDRVSAARWGHGNAMAQVYHHVIMPLATPLDREVETAWAVADFAARFGRAPEGMWLPEAAVDTPTLETLAAAGIAFTVLAPRQARAVAALDGIDQANAAWQPVHEGSLDIGLPYRAELPSGRSIDIFFYDGPISRAVAFEQLLRDGEVFWRRLADAARTLPVPPGEEQGGDAGNAGNVDRLLAVCTDGETYGHHFTFGEMALAHVLAQGYAGRDGVSLTNFAAFRHRNPPRMRVLLHEPSSWSCAHGVERWRSDCGCTDGGHPGWNQRWRGPLRQGLDAVKQGLDAHFAAVGAALFRDPKAALLAYGQVLAAPGDIEVREAFAAAHLAPGIAGRQADAAWKLLAMQEAGLASFASCAWFFDEISRIEPVNAMTYALRALDLCTATGGPDLLPHLTEHLAHAVSNKPEEGAGADILSRTVLPRRGTDASLVLQALWRLRAEHGLPAPGAMATHAWPGAEVDVTLDARDAHSAPEGADGSGGADGSGKTGGSDPDSIAGTAALRLPLETEGRAVRFTWQPPGPSTSARASRITVRPVTEPDAAATSLSVADLPLNARQALLLSLLHGEERSQAPRRAALARQTLALVDPWEEAQHDMPASHLWADLAPQLGLALVTEPPATDVPGGESSGRESPGKAAWRQGLELLRSLQPSPRQRDGLHQLLRNHLLELLAAPAPDWAGLCGAVERTREVAPDFDWWAVQNRMWERLQTSGAMAEASTRHCATLLGFRV